In Primulina huaijiensis isolate GDHJ02 unplaced genomic scaffold, ASM1229523v2 scaffold20025, whole genome shotgun sequence, the following are encoded in one genomic region:
- the LOC140966118 gene encoding uncharacterized protein — protein MGLLHNQLSDSDSILIFAVIVIAKSLRYLHSIVSTMMRTIGLLSPHFDRPDDHHHQVYDVVGSGLANLILLCEQLSMNRESSFPVQPDDVDSDCVVCLNRLGDEGDYVRKLACGHMFHKDCFAGWLDQLNFNCPICRQPLAQDDRLDCTQRRLAAFRGLRVLLIDNNTETLLNTALILEGYSYKVTTTELASVALSIVQERKDRFDLIMADFDMSEMDGIKFVESVQLIKDFPMLLMCSELKKEVVKEAMAKGACYFIRKPISPGKLRNVWQHVYKRRRHEIENTKDDQENVTESKKMMEYKGVDTVKGYAVGEQENEQLEFNDQIKNNLDKLVNAKEGTKLSEICIKKSLSAENDESELKRKRTRMASDDFEQENSRNMKPSGGIGKKVKGEERTGENIASLSSTTNLPLKFNEYISSIGEKEMWPEAEGIQGVMVVPNSEELSNKFKGRLNSSYLAQELPVPAISEDAESYFTKIRDSGHFLTTFKSSLQEANIGKEENQFQRIDNATVELGEVNKATNVQPTSSDIGDGSE, from the exons atggGTTTATTACACAACCAACTTTCCGACTCCGACTCAATCCTAATCTTCGCCGTCATCGTCATCGCCAAGAGCTTACGTTATCTGCACTCCATCGTCTCCACTATGATGCGCACCATCGGCCTCCTCTCTCCCCACTTCGATCGGCCGGATGATCATCACCACCAAGTCTATGACGTGGTAGGGTCCGGTCTAGCCAACTTAATCCTCCTCTGCGAGCAGCTGAGCATGAACCGGGAATCATCATTCCCAGTTCAACCAGATGACGTCGATTCGGATTGCGTCGTGTGCCTGAATCGACTAGGTGATGAAGGAGACTACGTGCGGAAGTTGGCATGCGGACACATGTTCCACAAGGATTGCTTTGCAGGCTGGCTCGATCAGCTCAACTTCAACTGCCCCATTTGCCGTCAGCCGTTGGCGCAGGATGATCGCTTGGATTGCACGCAGAGGCGCTTGGCTG CATTTCGAGGCCTACGGGTGCTACTGATTGATAACAATACAGAAACCTTGTTAAACACAGCATTAATCCTAGAAGGCTATTCTTACAAAG TTACAACTACTGAACTTGCATCTGTGGCACTATCCATAGTCCAGGAACGTAAAGATCGGTTTGATCTTATCATGGCTGATTTCGACATGTCAGAAATGGACGGTATCAAGTTTGTTGAGAGCGTACAGTTAATTAAAGACTTTCCGATGCTAT TGATGTGTTCTGAACTAAAGAAAGAGGTGGTGAAAGAAGCCATGGCTAAGGGGGCATGCTACTTTATTAGAAAACCGATTTCCCCAGGGAAACTCAGGAATGTATGGCAGCATGTTTACAAAAGGAGAAGGCATGAAATTGAAAATACCAAAGATGATCAAGAAAATGTAACTGAAAGTAAGAAAATGATGGAGTATAAAGGAGTTGATACTGTGAAGGGATATGCCGTAGGTGAACAGGAAAACGAACAACTGGAGTTCAACGATCAAATTAAGAATAACCTTGACAAACTAGTCAATGCAAAAGAAGGAACTAAATTGTCAGAAATCTGCATAAAGAAGTCTCTGTCAGCAGAAAATGATGAATCAGAActcaaaagaaaaagaacaagAATGGCCAGCGATGACTTTGAACAAGAGAATTCGAGAAATATGAAGCCTTCTGGAGGTATAGGGAAGAAAGTGAAAGGCGAAGAGAGAACCGGTGAAAATATCGCAAGCTTGAGCTCCACCACAAATCTTCCGCTCAAGTTCAATGAATATATCAGTTCAATAGGAGAGAAAG AAATGTGGCCTGAAGCTGAAGGGATACAAGGGGTGATGGTGGTGCCTAATTCTGAGGAATTATCCAACAAATTTAAAGGGAGGCTTAATTCTAGCTACCTGGCACAGGAGTTACCTGTTCCTGCTATATCAGAAGATGCAGAAAGTTATTTCACAAAAATTAGGGATTCAGGCCACTTCCTGACGACTTTTAAGAGTTCACTTCAAGAAGCAAATATCGGAAAGGAGGAAAACCAATTCCAAAGAATAGATAATGCGACGGTAGAACTCGGTGAAGTAAACAAAGCAACCAATGTCCAACCTACTTCAAGTGATATTGGAGATGGTTCTGAATAG
- the LOC140966141 gene encoding lipid phosphate phosphatase 2-like, translated as MPEIQLGAHTIRSHGARVVRFHMHDWLILMLLVVIEIILNVINPFYRFVGEDMMTDLKYPLKDNTVPFWAVPLIAVVLPLTVIIAFYFLRRDVYDLHQATLGLLFSVLITGVLTDAIKDGVGRPRPDFFWRCFPDGVGIFHNITGNVRCTGLKSVIKEGHKSFPSGHTSWSFAGLGFLAWYLSGKIRVFDRRGHIAKLCIIFVPLLFAALVGVSRVDDYLHHWQDVFAGSLLGLTVASFCYLQFFPPPYDVDGWAPHAYFNMLAESQTENRSSSNNANRLSVAPSELESVYIHSHNSEANASGSNSILEDMETQRRH; from the exons ATGCCAGAAATTCAATTGGGTGCCCATACTATAAGATCTCATGGAGCCCGAGTTGTCAGGTTTCACATGCATGATTGGCTTATTCTGATGCTTCTTGTGGTGATAGAGATCATCCTTAATGTGATCAATCCATTTTATCGATTTGTCGGAGAGGATATGATGACAGACCTGAAATACCCATTGAAAGATAATACTGTGCCCTTCTGGGCTGTTCCG CTAATTGCTGTTGTATTGCCTCTCACTGTCATCATCGCCTTTTACTTTCTCCGGCGAGACGTCTATGATTTGCACCAGGCTACATTGG GCCTGCTGTTTTCTGTACTTATAACTGGTGTTCTTACTGATGCAATCAAAGATGGTGTTGGTCGACCTCGACCAGACTTCTTTTGGCGCTGCTTTCCAGATGGTGTAGGG ATTTTTCATAATATCACAGGGAACGTTCGGTGTACTGGATTGAAAAGTGTCATTAAAGAAGGACACAAAAGTTTTCCAAGCGGGCACACCTCAT GGTCGTTTGCTGGTCTTGGCTTCCTGGCCTGGTACCTGTCGGGTAAAATCAGAGTGTTTGACCGTAGAGGCCATATTGCAAAGCTCTGCATCATCTTTGTGCCTTTACTCTTCGCAGCATTAGTTGGAGTTTCACGAGTTGATGATTATTTGCATCATTGGCAAGATGTGTTTGCTGGAAGCTTGCTAG GGTTGACAGTTGCCTCATTCTGTTACTTGCAGTTCTTTCCACCACCTTATGATGTAGACG GTTGGGCACCTCATGCGTATTTCAACATGCTGGCCGAGTCACAGACTGAAAACCGATCATCATCGAACAACGCTAATCGTCTCTCTGTTGCTCCATCAGAACTTGAGAGTGTGTACATCCATTCTCACAATTCGGAAGCCAATGCTTCTGGCTCGAACTCGATATTAGAAGATATGGAGACTCAAAGAAGacattga
- the LOC140966046 gene encoding lipid phosphate phosphatase 2-like — protein MALGSISMVSANHQLPKTLELFLLWVKFFIKSSSLGLKCLFFLPLRPVGWRNLISFWPTSNFWTMFQGRRDEIGLDCQHTIKSHGWELLKNHKHDWLTLILLAVIELILYLMHPFYRFVGEGMMTDLRYPMKGDTVPVWAVPLYAVLLPFAIFLLYYIRRRDVYDLHHAILGILFAVLITGVLTDATKNAVGRPRPDFFWRCFPDGNFKYDRWGDVVCHGKDSDLKDGHKSFPSGHTSWSFAGLGFLSLYLSGKIKCFDRKGHVAKLCIVFLPILAAYLVGISRLDDYKHHWEDVFAGGLLGLVVATFCYLQFFPPPYHTQGWSPYAYLRAVEESRTNTRSSEQPEPRTGLQNVTPEGVNRQQSTIHRNSVYHNLDSTIESMESGNR, from the exons ATGGCACTTGGGTCCATTTCAATGGTCTCCG CTAATCACCAGTTGCCGAAGACACTTGAGCTCTTTCTGTTGTGGGTAAAATTCTTCATAAAATCCAGTTCTCTGGGTTTGAAGTGTTTGTTTTTTTTGCCATTGCGACCAGTGGGTTGGAGAaatttgatttctttttggcctacATCAAATTTTTGGACCATGTTTCAG GGTCGGCGGGACGAGATTGGACTCGACTGTCAACATACCATTAAGTCTCACGGGTGGGAACTCTTAAAGAATCACAAGCATGATTGGCTTACATTGATACTACTTGCAGTAATAGAGCTCATATTATATCTAATGCACCCCTTCTATCGTTTTGTTGGAGAGGGCATGATGACTGATCTTAGGTATCCTATGAAAGGCGACACAGTGCCAGTATGGGCGGTTCCT CTGTATGCAGTTTTGCTGCCTTTTGCCATTTTCCTTCTATATTATATTCGACGAAGGGACGTCTATGATCTGCACCATGCCATACTAG GAATCTTGTTCGCTGTTTTGATAACTGGGGTCCTCACAGACGCTACAAAAAATGCAGTTGGCAGGCCACGCCCTGATTTTTTCTGGCGTTGCTTTCCTGACGGGAATTTT AAGTACGATCGATGGGGCGATGTCGTGTGCCATGGTAAAGATAGTGATTTAAAAGACGGGCACAAGAGTTTTCCAAGCGGGCATACTTCAT GGTCGTTTGCTGGTCTTGGTTTTCTATCATTATACTTGTCGGGGAAAATCAAATGCTTTGATCGGAAAGGCCATGTTGCGAAACTATGCATCGTTTTCCTACCTATTCTTGCTGCATACCTTGTTGGAATTTCTCGTTTGGACGACTATAAGCATCATTGGGAAGATGTGTTTGCCGGAGGTCTCCTTG GTCTTGTTGTGGCTACATTTTGCTACCTGCAGTTCTTCCCACCTCCATATCACACACAAG GATGGAGTCCATACGCATATCTCCGAGCAGTGGAGGAATCTCGCACAAACACGAGATCATCTGAGCAGCCTGAACCCAGAACTGGCTTACAGAATGTAACACCTGAAGGTGTGAATCGACAGCAGTCGACGATTCATCGAAACTCAGTGTATCACAATTTAGACTCAACTATCGAATCCATGGAGTCAGGGAATAGATAG